agacttggctggtATCCCACGTTGcacggctctggtgtaggctggcggctacagctccaattggacccctagcctgggaacctccatatgccatgggagtggctcaagaaaaggcaaaaagacaaaaaaaaatagtagataaTAAAACTTGCAAGCTCTTCCAAGATATACTCAATCTATTTCTTCAATATGTTACCCTATTTGGAATTATGATATTTTAGGACAATCACTtatatgttattaatattttctaaaattttttataatttttgagttcccactgtggcacagtaggttaaggatctggcattgccacagtttgtaattgtggctcggattcaatccctgcccggcaacttccatgtgccacaggtgtggccataaaaatgtttcataattttacCATGAATAGAATCAAATCACAGGTAATAGAGTTCCTTAGTAGGTGCTTTATAAACTGCCGGATTAACTACTTCTTTTGGGGGAATATCACCTATATAATCAGGGCTGGACATACAAAATCAAAGTCTCATCTTTCCTGAGCCATGCTGATAAAACACGGTCAGATCATTTTCAatactgctcttttttcttcatttattatctGGCACCCATTTTTTGGTCACTATAACTTTATTTCATGCTACAATTAATTAAATAAGCACTTTATCATATTAATTAAGTCAGAAATCTAAAATGCAATAACTGTTGATGAGTGTCATTTTAGTAAGACTTTAGGGAGAATCTTTTACTCCTTAGGAGCAGTCTACTTTAATTAATAATacagaaagaacagaaatatcTACTCAAGTAATTTCCTTTAAAGGTTTTAAAGGATCAGGACATAATGTCTAATCTGATTTTGTCTGTGATTATCAGATTACAATCCAGAGACATATTTTATTATAGGATACACTTTATATGACCAAGGTTGTGAAAAGTACATGATGTGTTAAGACAGCTCCTGCCTTCAGAGGTTTGCAGGCATAGTAGGGGTGATTAGCACAATGGGCCACATAAAAATTGACATTTGAATAGTGATTTATATCCTTCAAATCAGGAACTATTGTGATTCTCACATCCTGTGGCTGTAGAAGGGCAGATGTTATTATTATGACTAATATGTAGAAGTAGAAGCCTTAGACCTTCTCAACTTTACTCTGATAGTCATTGACTTAGGGGAAATAAGAACCCAATATTCCTGTGCTGCTATTCTGCCAAATGGACAGTAGTGTGTACAAAGTGATCATTTCAGTAAGACGTATCATATATTGCTACAAGATTCATGAGAAAAGTGACTTCTAGCTGGAATGATCAAAGGCACCTTCTTGGAGGAGAATGACATTGGAGATGGATTTCCAAGTACATCCTAATGGTAACCTCAGTCTCCACTGTATGATGACCTCACACTGGTTGTGAGGTGCTCTTGCTGAAGagtttccccagggcagccttcATGTCTCTATTCCTCAGACTGTAGATGAAAGGATTTACCATCAGGGTCACGGCCGTGTACATCACAGTTATCATTGCATCCTTGAGGCTGTGACTCGTCATAGGGCGGAAATACATACCCATGACTGTCCCATAATACAGAGAAACAACTGTGAGGTGGGacccacaggtggagaaggctttgcGCACACCCTTCATAGATGGAACCTGTAAAACTGTGGAAAAGACCCGAACATAGGAGATGACGATGCATAGTAATGGCACAGAGAAAACACCAACCCCCACGTACATCATCTTCACATTGAAGTGGGTGTCAGAACAGGACAGCTTGAGCAAAGGGGCAATGTCACAGTAGAAGTTGGCCACTTCCTTGTTTGCACAGAAGGACAGATGAGCCATGAGCAGAGTGTGGGGGACAGCATTGGCATTTCCAACCACCCAAGACCCAACAACTAAGAGGACACAAGCCCGTGGGCTCATGATTGTTGTGTAATGAAGTGGGCGGATGATGGCCATGG
The Phacochoerus africanus isolate WHEZ1 chromosome 14, ROS_Pafr_v1, whole genome shotgun sequence DNA segment above includes these coding regions:
- the LOC125114640 gene encoding olfactory receptor 1A1, which encodes MREENQSSALDFILLGISGQQKQEDFFFFLFLFIYPITLIGNLLIILAICSEIRLHNPMYFLLANLSLVDIFFSSVTIPKMLANHLLGTKAISFGGCLTQMYFMIALGNTDSYILAAMAYDRAMAIIRPLHYTTIMSPRACVLLVVGSWVVGNANAVPHTLLMAHLSFCANKEVANFYCDIAPLLKLSCSDTHFNVKMMYVGVGVFSVPLLCIVISYVRVFSTVLQVPSMKGVRKAFSTCGSHLTVVSLYYGTVMGMYFRPMTSHSLKDAMITVMYTAVTLMVNPFIYSLRNRDMKAALGKLFSKSTSQPV